The genomic interval ACAACGGTGGTGAGATTAAAGGGGTGACCGCTAAGTACCACGATATCTCCATCTTTCCCCGGTGTAATGCTGCCGATGCGATCCTCCAACCCCAGAATACTGGCAGCGCCACTGGTTATGGCGCGCAGCGCCTGTTTTTCGGATAATCCCCCCCGGGTGGTTAACCCGGCGGAAATGGGCAGGTATTGGACAGGTACCACCGGGTGATCGGTCATAATGGCAAAGTTTACGCCATGCCGGGCCAGTGCCGATGCGGTTTTCAACGTGTGGCCCATAAGCTCTACTTTAGAGCGATTGGTCAGTACCGGGCCGACCACTGCCGGCACTCCTGATGCGGCTAACCTGTCTGCCACCAAATGACCTTCGGTACAGTGCTCTATTACCATGCGCAGGTTAAATTCGCGGCCAATGCGCAGGGCTGTCATAATATCATCCGCCCGGTGCGCGTGCACCCGTAAAGGTATTTCCCGGCGCAATACCCGAGCTACGGACTCCATTTTCAGGTCTCGCTCCGGAGGGTCGCCCTTTCCCAGCAGTGCCCGGTTCTGTTTTTCCAAATACTGCTGGCCGCGTACCAGCGATTCCCTTAACAATGCGGCGGAAGCCATTCTGGTAACCGGCGTTTTTTTGTTGGGCCCGTAGACACGCTTGGGATTTTCCCCCAATGCAGCCTTTAAACCCGCAGGACAACAAATCACCATATCGTCCACTATACTGCCGCAGGTCTTCATGGCCACCATTTCCCCACCCAGTATATTGGCACTGCCAGGGCCTGTGACCACAGTGGTTATTCCGGCTTGCAGCGCGTCTTGAAAGGCTATATCCATGGGATTGATGGCGTCTATAGCCCTTAAATGTGGTGTAATGGGATCGGTTATTTCATTTAAGTCGTCCCCTTCTTCAAATACTTCCTCTAATATACCCAGGTGTGTATGAGCATCAATAAAACCTGGCATGACCACCATGCCCGTAGCATCGTATATATCTATATCAATATCGCTGGGGATAGTAACATTTTCCCCCACAGCGGCTATTTTGCCATTTTCAATGAGCACAGTGCCTTGTGGCAGGAACTCTCCATGCATGGTCCAAATTTTACCGTTGATAATAGCCTGCATTGCTTCATCTCCAATTACTTCCTCTAATCATTGCTAATACTTTTCGTTATAGTTGTACTTTCTATAATTACTATTTGTTTTCCTTTATCATCATCTATTTTTTATTTGACAAAAAACGAGTGGATGCCTCAATAAAAGCCATAAATATGTTTGAAAGCAAAGGATATTTATCATACATATTCTCGGGATGGAACTGCACTCCTAGAGCAAAAAATTTTTCATTTGCATGTTCAATAGCCTCTACAACTCTATCCTCAGCCAGTGCCGATATGACCAAATCTTTCCCTATAACATCCACCATTTGGTGGTGAAAAGAGTTCACTCTTACAACGTCCCTATTCAGGATGTTGTGTAACTGTGAACCTTTGACCGGTTTAATATTATGGGTGGGATACCAGCGTGGTGCCTGTTGCATGTGCTGTAATGGATTATTTATTAATAAACTCAAGTCCTGGCAAACGCTACCTCCAGCAGCTACATTAAGTACCTGCATACCCCTGCAGATACCTAAAACCGGCATACCCAGTTCTAGAGCTTTGCGGGTCATTGGTATTTCAAAGCTGTCCCGCAAAGGATCAATAAAACCATTTACCGGTAGCGGCTCCTGGCCAAAATAGCAGGGATCAATGTCCCCCCCGCCTGACAGTAGCAAACCATCCAATCTGGTTAAAAGGGCACCTACCTGATCACTATCGCGGTGAGGTATAAGTACAGGTATTCCGCCTGCTGCTTGAACCGCATGCACATAATCCTCACCAATGGTAAACATCCTGACATCTCCGTTATAACTA from Desulfallas thermosapovorans DSM 6562 carries:
- a CDS encoding amidohydrolase codes for the protein MQAIINGKIWTMHGEFLPQGTVLIENGKIAAVGENVTIPSDIDIDIYDATGMVVMPGFIDAHTHLGILEEVFEEGDDLNEITDPITPHLRAIDAINPMDIAFQDALQAGITTVVTGPGSANILGGEMVAMKTCGSIVDDMVICCPAGLKAALGENPKRVYGPNKKTPVTRMASAALLRESLVRGQQYLEKQNRALLGKGDPPERDLKMESVARVLRREIPLRVHAHRADDIMTALRIGREFNLRMVIEHCTEGHLVADRLAASGVPAVVGPVLTNRSKVELMGHTLKTASALARHGVNFAIMTDHPVVPVQYLPISAGLTTRGGLSEKQALRAITSGAASILGLEDRIGSITPGKDGDIVVLSGHPFNLTTVVKRVYVGGKIIDIN
- a CDS encoding gamma-glutamyl-gamma-aminobutyrate hydrolase family protein — protein: MYPQIGITCSYNGDVRMFTIGEDYVHAVQAAGGIPVLIPHRDSDQVGALLTRLDGLLLSGGGDIDPCYFGQEPLPVNGFIDPLRDSFEIPMTRKALELGMPVLGICRGMQVLNVAAGGSVCQDLSLLINNPLQHMQQAPRWYPTHNIKPVKGSQLHNILNRDVVRVNSFHHQMVDVIGKDLVISALAEDRVVEAIEHANEKFFALGVQFHPENMYDKYPLLSNIFMAFIEASTRFLSNKK